The Vicia villosa cultivar HV-30 ecotype Madison, WI unplaced genomic scaffold, Vvil1.0 ctg.000580F_1_1, whole genome shotgun sequence DNA segment aaaataaaaataaaattaaatcaacgaTCAGTCTGGGTCGGGAAATCAACATACCCACGTTTTGACAGTTTCCACCAAACGATTGCATAAACTGCCGCATTTGCGCCTCCATATCAGATTGCCTCTTCGCCATGATCTCCATTTTCCGCAGATGCTCACTCTGCATTGCCTTCATTTGGGCCTTCAAATTCGCGTCACGTTTCGCCGCCTCGCGTCTCGCCTCATTTACTGTCAATTGTCTTACGGTTTCTCGGTGTTCCGGTGTCAAATTTAATGGACGTGAACCTCCTTCCCCGTCAATaactctttgatatagagttctatCATCACGTCTCAAGGTGCCTGCCAAATTTCCACCAACAAAAAAAACACCTGTTAGGCCACTTTTCACCAATGACTTCACTTCAAATATAAAAGTCAACATCTGGATGAAGTGGCTCTCCCGGTCTCGGAGTAAACAGAGGATTAATATTCATAAATCGTAAAAGCAATGTGTGATAATCTTCCTAcacatacaataaaaaataaagttaaatataatttaaatgaaattaaatttacttaaataatatatgaaaaatagccacgtgattttcacgccgcAACTTaagttgccacatgattttcatgcaacaacatctcacatgccacgtgaaaatcacgccacaaaggttgccaataaataaaaaaaatatgaacaacGTAAATTAAATAACTTACCTAAGCTTTTTGTGTACGATCGTCGACAAAACCCCCGTTTTCTTTGTTCGAGTCTTTATAACCAGCTCGGTCATCAGAGGTggtctattcaattccttagtctaaataataaaattaactataattaataatatatattataaatcaaattataacattaaaaagTTGTTGTGAATtcgatgccaagaacaaagtataatgcaagggaagaataaagaacaaggaagaagaagaacacaagaattggttataactgctattcttttactttctcttagaaaacaagattacaagtttacaagaataacaaataacctctctcaacctaaattaggatttgcagcttagcaatgatgagagactagtatgctatttataatagaacctaacatactaactaatgggcttttgccacaaggcccattacacaaaccAACTTaacaaacaagctaacttaacaaattagggtttaaacactaaaacctaatttaacatgctaacaaccctagcatcttcgacacttgcatgctcgacccatcttcgactacagcatgcacactttgacaccagcatgtgaacaaccttcgacttcatgcttaaccttgtcgaactgtcgaaccagaaagctactcttcgaccatactagagttcgatccaatatctcacaaatctccaccttggatctaactatacaacatcaagggaacaaactagctttcttcatgcagctttatcaactgcatatagttaaaaaacttgcaacttggcaatgtctttgtgatcatatcaACAACATTGTCCTCTgttgaaaccttcagcacttagacttctccacgctcgattattcctctgacgaaatgcagcctcacatcaatgtgcttagttcgctcatgataggctgaattcttcgacaggtgtattgcactttgactatcacatttaacagtgatacctcgaccttgaagtttcagctcctttgcaaaaccttcaagccacaatgcttctttcacagcttcagttagggcaatatactctgcttcagtggttgatagagcaacaaccttctgaaatgttgctttccaactaattgcagtgccaaacatagtaaaaacatatccagaaatagattttctggaatccatacaacctgcataatcagagtcgacatatccttcaattgctgctttactatcttcacccaaggctccatcataaattaggactctgttcagagacccatttatgtaccttaaaatccacttcaatgcttgccagtgagcctttccacgattcgccatgtacctgcttacaagacttattgCATATGTTATGTCGGATCTAGTAcataccatagcatacatcaaagaacaacctatattagcatatgggatgctattcatataggctctttcgacatcagtactgggacactgataaatactcaacttgaattgagggtttgtcggagtcacaactgtcttcgaattcgacataccaaacttttcaagaatctttcgtagatatgcctcttgagataagcataacttcgacttctttctatctcttcgaatgtcaattccaagaatcctggaagcagctcccagatccttcatattgaactccttattgagttcagccttcaccctcgtcacatcttcaacattgttgtttgctatgagaatatcatccatataaagcaacaaaataacaaatgaattaccaggtcgaaatatgaagtaaacgcagtggtcgaactgacttctgatgaaacttatgcgtgccatgaacttgtcgaatctcctattccactatcgaggagattgtttcagttcatataaagatctctttagcttgcacacataatcttccttccccttttcgacatacccttcaggttgcctcatcaggatcgtttcatctagatcaccatacaagaatgcagtcttcacatccatctggtctAGTTTAAGGtcaaactgtgccaccatggcaagcaaaaTTCGAATGGAACTATGCTCCAcaataggagaaaacacatcattgaatttgacaccttctttttgagtgaaaccccttgcaactaaccttgccttatatCTTTTCTATATCACTCCTTCAAtttcttccttaactttgaaaatccatttataactgactaaccttgccccaacaggtttcttgatcacttcccaagtatgattatcatgaagatatttcatctcatcatccatggccttcagccattcaatcTTATTtcaactcctcataacttccttgtagtctctaggctcttcgtctagaacctcacttgcagagattaaggcataagctataagatctgcatacccaagtctctgaggtgccttgatgactcttctcgacctatctctcgacaataggtagtcatcgataaTCTCCTCATCCTTAGCATCTTccgcttcttcttcgacttcatctgggatatgcaattcagcatcaacatgctccacctcaacaggaatctctacctgttccagctctttgtTAGATGTTTATGCATtttgaccaacatcatcagttttcttaaaagccatttcatcttcattgaaaactacatctcgactggtgatacacctcctgtaaCTTGGCTCTATGTAACATAACCTATAatctttgactccttcagggtatcccatgaacatgcatttcagagctctaggttcgaccttgtcttgcctaatgtgagcataggctacgcagccaaatactctcagtttttcgagatctggtggatgtcccgaccaaacttcttcaggtgtcttcatatccaacgctgtcgaaggacatctgtttatcagatatgttgctgtcgaaacagcctcaacccaaaacaccttctttaatccgGCACTAGTCatcatgcatctgactctctccaaaatagttcaattaaacctttcagccaaaccattttggtgtggagtacctgcagtagttctatgccttgcaataatagaggcaacacaaaaactgtcgaacgcctcattgcaaaattcaaggccattatcgattctcaacctcttgaccttcctgccagtctgatttttgaccagagtcttccaacttttgaaattctcaaaagtttcatccttagtcttctggatgaatacccataacttcctagaATAAtaatctactatggataggaaatacctcgctccagaatgtgatgcacaccttgcaggcccccaaagatcagcatgaatgtaatcaagggatccatatgTTCTTAGTttacctttgttgaacttcactctgcaagattttccaagtacacagggttcacaaaactttaactttttgactttgtctccaccaagcagattttgtttcccttattcgaccagacccctttcactaacatggcccaatctcatgtgccagatttctgttttcgacaatggttttgtggatgcaacatttgtcgaaccacttacaacttcagcctcaagggtatacaagccttgttttttCATGCCTCTAAAGACTTTCTTCGACCCCTTTATGATTCTTagaatacttttctctccttggaaaacatatcctttcttgtccaattcaccaagagaaagcagatttctcttcaaatcaggaacatacctgacttcagtcaacattcttattgactcatcataaAGCTTGAATCTTACAGAtacaatacctgcaatcttgcaagccttgttgtttcccagcaatactgatccaccatcttgatcaaataattcctcgaacaagtctttgtttggagtcatgtgccaagtgcaacctgaatccataatccactctcttctcgagtcactgtttgaaaccacaagaacatcagatgattcgaaatcatcttgaacaatggctgcattgccattatccttacctccatgatttttcaggcgttcagggcacacctttctcgtgtgaccctccttcttacaatgatagcatcgaatactagatgcttcgccactataagacttcgactggcttttgcccttcttcttgtcgaacttaccatcctttcgtaagaattttcctttaacagccagaccttcaccaacagtcgaaggtttatgctcctttcgttcattcaagtccttagaatacaaggctgattgaacttcttcaaacgtcggGGACTCcattccatacaagagagtttctttaaagtgagcatgtgatcgaggcaaagaacacaatagtaacagcgcttgatcttcatcatcgatcttcacatcaatattttcaagatcaagaatcagcttgttgaacatatccaactgctcagccaacactttgtcttcaatcatcttgaataaaTACAAATATTGCTTcaagtagagtcgatttaccaacgatttggtcatatacaaactttcaagtttcaccgaTAActctgatgccgtcgtctcctttgataccttccggagaaccttatcaccaagactcaacaaaattgcgctgtgtgctttctcgatcatattcgtcttctccgctgccgtcaattctgcattcatggttgcctctcccttcaacgcttccaagcaaccctgctgaaccaagGGTGCCCGCCTCCATAAGGCCTTCCCCACTAGAGGTGCCCGTCTCCACAAGGCAAGTGGGTCCCACCTTGGCAACCCCGTGGTGGCCTTAAATTGAAGGTATCTACAACTTCCATTCTCTTGCGTTTTATCCAGTGTCGATTATCTTTGTCGCTTAGTAAATCAGGTCACAAAAATTTCCAGTCTATACAATCTTTTTCGGCTTCGAtccaattaataaaattaatacaaCAATTCAATATCCAACAACAAATTAACAACTTAATCGATCACTAGGACGAATTCATCAAAGCATCAAACAAACAATCCATGGTATCAATTAATATAATTCCGAATCCCACATACAGTTCATCATAAACCCGATTATAGAGATTGAACCCCACCATTACCTTGGATTGGATATTGCTTCTAATATCCGATTGAGTGCAAGCCTTTGCCTTTTCCACGAAATTAACGATCAATTCTTCCTCTGCCAAAACCTCGTTCCTCTTTGTCAGCAACTTCGTTTCACGAGTTATTCTCCCAAAAGCCAGAgccttatttttttcaaaaacctaattccatatattctccttttaatccaataaatcaaaatagatcttattgggcctaatacATTGCACCTCCAATTTTTTATTCTTAACACGACAATCCAAGCGATAACATCAAATTTCGACTAACTTCCGATaaataaatccttaataatttaattaaattcggagTGTTACACGATGCTCTTGTGAGCGGTTGCTATTTTTTGGGAGTTTGAGATCCAGACCCAACAACTTCAATAAATACCTCAACCTTGAGGTTGATTTGGACAACCTCATTACACAAATATCATATATAGTGTTTCTCACCTCCATGTGTGAGTCAGATTCAAAACTCTTAACAGATCCTAAAAGCATCTAAAAACTCTTAATTACTAGGGGTTGTTACATATTATACTTTTAGCAAGTATAACTAACGTCCCCAGTGGGACTCCGGTAAAGCTGTCCTGAGCCATCATTACAATACTCAGTCGAATAGTTATCCTCACGACCAATTCCTCCATCCATCATGGTAAACAAGAAGGTAGTAACTTTGTGTAAAGTGAATCTGACGGCGAGGAGAATGCCATGGCAGAAATGCAAGCTTCCATGGATGATTTACGCCGCTAGAATAAAACTTTGAAGGATAGCGTCATCCACATTCAACAATGCCGATAGGAGGTTGAGCCCACATGAGAGTTTGAATCATTGGACCTTAACTTCTCTCTAATGAAATACAGAAGCCTCTGGTGCTAGAGAATTTCAAGTCGCCCTCTTGTGTACAAGTCACCTACATCAACATGAAGATGGAAATTATTGAGGTTCTTGATTCCTTGATGTGTAAGCTCATCCATGACACCTTCCACTACTACAAAAAGAAGATTTTATCACGGTTTGGAGAAGGATTCCACCACGAACGGTGGTCTGTGGTAATGAAAGGTGTGGTAGTATATGTCCTCTTTACCACCACGTAATGGTAGTCGTGGTAAAAACACAGTAGAATGTAACATATCACTACGATTATAGAAACCTACTGTAGTAAAAGGTTGAGATCAGGGGTTCAATATCCAGTGCCAACATTTGGCAAATTTCTCAACGTTTCACGATGATTGTTCATTCCAACCGTAGTGAAAGACGTAGCGCAAAAcatttcaccacagttatagACTCCAACCGTGGTGATATGTTCACTtgagtttattataaattatatggAATGCTTATTTCACAAACTACTCACTTAACATATAACCtttcaatttgattttgaaatcaatAGTATgacaaaattaaattatattagaaGAACAAGTTACGCTACTCAATGTTGTACATGCTTTATAAAACCCATTATTTGCATTTTTCTCTTTAATTATTAGAATTTGTTTCAATGCTTCTAATTCCTCAACTAACCCTTATTCTCTACTAGTTTATTATGCAAAGTATTAATTAGTTTGCACATAAAACTAGTAGTGAAGGAAGTGATAGTATAAGAACTAGGAGCATTGAATCAAGTTCTAAGCGTTAAAGAGCAGGATACGAATGATGAGTTGTAAAATGCTCGTAAAACATTGCTTGgtgtaatttattttataatataacttAATATCTCATATTGTTATTTTATAATTCAATTCTAAAGGTTATATAGTTAGTAAAGGGACATAATATGTGGTCACCAACCATTTTTCCAGATTAATTGATCTTAAGGAAGAAGAGTTACCCCCTTGATGACCTCTTTCCCGGGAGATAGACTTTTTGAGTATATTTAAAAAGAAACACCATGGAATGGTGATTTTGTTAATTACCTTGATGTCGGATCTTACCTTCGGATTTGGATTATCAACGCAAAAAGAAATTCTTCTCTGATCTTAAGCATTATTATTAGGGCGAACCTCTTCTTTTCAAGAGATGCACCGACGGAATTTTTTCGGAGTTGTATCTAACAGGACTATGTCTAAAATTCTTCAAGTCTTGCTTTATTAGCCTTGTCTCTTTAAAGATGTTCACACATTTATACAGAGGTGTGACCAGCACCAAAATACTAGAAACATCTCAAAGAGGAATGAAATTCCTCTTAATAACATTCTAGAAGTTGAAATTTTTTATGTTTGGAGAGTAGATTTTTTGGGATCTTTTCCCTCATCTATGGAAAATCAATACATACTCATGGTAGTGGACTATATGTCAAAATGGATTAAGGCAATTGCCTCCACAACAAATGATGTGCGAGTTGTGATAAAATTGTATAGTCTTTGACAAGAACCGAAACCGTGCAGTAAAAGTGTTGATATCTTGCACTATGCGGACGACACGATAATTCTTGGAGACAATATGATTCAAAACCTGTGGAGTTTGAAGGCAATTCTTAGAGGATTTGAGTCGATGTCTGGCCTCAAGATAAATTTCTGCAAAAGCAATATTTACGGTATCAACCTTAAGGGGTCAATTATGCATGCAACGACGTCTTTCCTCTCGTGTAGTGTAGGCTCTTTCCCTTTCAAGTTCTTAGGTGTCATGGTAGGGTACAGCCCAAGAAGGCTTAACATATGGAAGGATGTTGTGAGGAATGTGAAGAAAAGATTAGATGTTTGGAGAGGGAGGTATCTATCTATAGGAGGGAGGATTGTGCTAATCAACTCGGTGTTAAATGTTATTCCACTGTATGCTTTGTCATTTTACAGGGTTCCTAAAGCTGTAATTAAGGAGCTTGTTGCAATACAAAGGAATTTTCTGTGGAATAGAATGGTTGGGAAGAAAGACATTTGCTGGGTGAAGTGGAAAGATGTTTGCAGAGCAAAAGATGATGGAGGTCTAGGCATAAGAGACATCGAGAGCATCAATGTCTCTCTTCTTATGAAGGGGAAGTGGCGGATTCTTAAGGAGCAAGATGCGGTTTGGTATGATTTGCTAAAGCACAGATATGCCAACCTGGCGAAGGTGTTCCTTAATGATAGTCGGGTGATACATGTAACACctcataaatttctttatttaatttaattgattttttaattagatattagaattaattgagttattggagaaatatggaataatgaggctaatgggctaGTGCTGCGAGTAGCGATTGGAgggtgtgtcagttgcaaagccttttactaaactaaggttatatttttcataaacaaGGAAAAGAGAGAAAGTTGTGAAAATTGGAAGccaagagagaagagaagagctgaacgtgaaattgggagaagagcaaagtgcgAAGAGCGAGAACATCCAAGAATTTGACGTCGAGGTAAGGgaggattcttctcattaacctctattatgggtattatgaatgattcgattaagtttgtatgttaggattctgaattggattataGGTCAGAGTTTGGGGTTTTCAGGTTTTGGAGAACTTTAGGTTCAATTCATGATGTGTGATGTAATCGAGTTGTTGTAAATGATAATTGATGTTGGATATTGATGTTAAGACatgttagaagtatgtgtaaatatGTATTTTCGTGTTGTTATGAGATTATGGACATTTTGGTATGATTGGGTTCGCATTTGGGATGAATGAAGTGCTGcaaaaaagtgatttttctgctatatcagtaatgtaaccggttacatgagaagggtaaccgattacatggGCTCAAAATAGGCAAAGAACTGCATTTTgcgatgatgtaaccggttacatcattcaggtaaccggttaccactgggtgaaattgaaaaataaaagttactgataatgatgtaaccggttacatcattcaggtaaccggttaccactgaagctttttggaaaaatgtttattttaaatatcCGTAACTTTTAAACTGTTAATCCTTTTTGTACACCATTTTGAGAACCCTTTAGATGAAttaattctctattttatgaaatatattaGGGAGTTATAACTTAAAATCATTTTGTTTGGTTTTGAGAATCGGTATTTGGTGGTAAATTGAGTAACGGTACGAATATACTATGCGATGTTTTAGCTAGTATGATTACTGAGATGATAATATATTGctgtgttaaatgtattatgttgttgtgaatatcaaatggttgtgatattattatgctttGTGTGTTGtggatgaatgattatgaatcgttagtggatgttaatgatgagcatgtcgtggttgatgcatgcatttcataatcatgttgtgggttgtatcccttatggtggtgggacaacggtagctaattcccattgtgtggaattagtgagaaaagtagccgaatctttatggtggtggatcggtgagatgggttatcccatatttggtaccacatgcatttagttgcattgcattaggttgttgtgcataattgtaacatgaatcgaagttgtccaatgttataattcgtGTGTGTTTGATATGGATGGTTGTATTTGACGAATGTTGCTatactatctgaatataattgatttgggtgaatgatgtatgaatgaggttgtattgtttatattcctataacatttgttaatgcggaTGAAACTTACcctactgttgttatttttcagattgaggagtagcttttgtAGTTGGCGAgtattagctcgtcaagtagttcgttagagtcagttgggtctgtgtcatgctctggtcgtgtaacactgggaatgTTATTTTAGAGTTGACTGATaaactcttattttttttatggttttatgGTTGAATCATAAGTCTCCGACTCCAGATGTTttattattcagatgttaagaatattccgctgtgttaacatgttatCTAGATAATTTTTGTTTATCGTTCCTTTTtaaggcatgacatgaatatttgtttatttcattggagttgtaataccctttttcatattttactctgatttttgttaattttccgCAGGGTtaagaagggtgttacactacaCAAGCGGGATTCAGTGTGGTGGAGGGATTTAGTTTCTACTAATGATAGTGTGGGCTCCAGAGGCCTTTCTTTTTCTGATGTTGTTAATTGCAGGGTCAAAAACGGCGGTAAAACGGAATTCTGGTTCAGCAAGTGGTTAGGAAGCCAAGGCCTCGCCGAAGCTTTTCATGAGTTATACGCTATAGCGGAAAATCCTTTAATGAATGTGGCTAACTCGGGGCATTGGGAGAATGATGACTGGCAGTGGGACGTTCAAGACTAGTTCATTAATGTGGCGGAAGAAGATAATAATTTGTTGTTGTACCTGGAATCATTGTTATCGCAAGTTAAGCTAGTGCAGAACGAAGGGGATGTGTTCGAATGGGAAGTCAACATGGAAGAAGGCTTTACGGTGAAGTCTTGTGCTGCTGCGATTAGAAACAGAAGTTCCTTGGCCTATTTAGAGGAAGCAGAGCGAAAAAAATTGAGTTTCTTGTGGAATTTAGAGGCTCCCTCTAAGGTAAAAGTCTTATCTTGGAGAATGGTTTTGGGTAGGAACCCGACGAGAAATCAAATTAAGAGGAGAGGCATTCTTCGCGATGATAATGACTGTTGTTGTGTTTTTTGTTTTAGACACGAGGAGGATTCTAACCATCTATTTGTGGATTGCCCGATTTTGGATAAACTTTGGGAAAAAGTGGGAGTTTGGATAGGTAATTCAATTTCGTTATCGAACCTTGAGCTTAGAAAttatcttgctttctttgataaaATTAAGGTGCTAGACGAAAGATTAATTGTTGGAGGTAtatggtgttagaacaagatttgttctgatcaatattcttagttttgatgataacaaggatatgaattttgtgtgagataatgtggtactctaatacattgcaatttccccttcaggaaatatataaagagtatgcacaaatcagcgctcagaagctttgactcagaaggttcagca contains these protein-coding regions:
- the LOC131629575 gene encoding uncharacterized protein LOC131629575, translating into MEEGFTVKSCAAAIRNRSSLAYLEEAERKKLSFLWNLEAPSKVKVLSWRMVLGRNPTRNQIKRRGILRDDNDCCCVFCFRHEEDSNHLFVDCPILDKLWEKVGVWIGNSISLSNLELRNYLAFFDKIKVLDERLIVGGIWC